From Helicoverpa zea isolate HzStark_Cry1AcR chromosome 23, ilHelZeax1.1, whole genome shotgun sequence, one genomic window encodes:
- the LOC124641790 gene encoding uncharacterized protein LOC124641790 has protein sequence MTRCCVPNCSETATHQFPKDEKLKRKWLKAIRRVNFVPKSGSRLCRKHFKESDYVMISKYTGVEHQHKHLKKSAVPSLFPWNVKPVSKQSEDREERLKVRNCKKSLFQEAASSQNRDIEPFQDVLCSEQDENIGQYVDILTEGSAHQSACNVTDTTKIMKNEATQTSSIMKIFSTDLLVTDNDSVNFYTGLETYQKFSLVLSTLMPMANDIKYRWSRVICLSIEEQFLMLLIKLRRNKPDFELGKMFGVSKTEVSNVIITWINFVNDLWSLINIWPSRELVNFYMPNSFKTNYPSTRIIIDGTEIPIQKPSQPDAQKASFSQYKHKNTLKFLVGSSPGGLFTYCSGAYAGSTSDRQIVERSSLFEKCEPGDSIMADRGFNVQDLFASKGVGINIPTFLKGKSQIPGVLLKQDQKLASQRVHIERLIGLSKTYKILTSELNQYYIPLASKIFFICMMLCNFREGIVNKNIN, from the exons atgacacGTTGCTGTGTTCCAAATTGTTCTGAAACCGCTACCCACCAATTCCCTAAGGATGAGAAACTAAAAAGAAAGTGGCTAAAAGCAATCCGTCGTGTGAATTTCGTACCTAAAAGTGGTTCTAGGTTATGtcgaaaacattttaaagaaagcGACTATGTAATGATTAGTAAATACACAG GGGTAGAACATCAGcataaacatttgaaaaagtCTGCTGTACCTTCTCTTTTTCCATGGAATGTAAAACCTGTTTCCAAACAATCAGAGGACAGAGAAGAACGATTGAAAGTTCGCAATTGTAAGAAAAGCCTTTTCCAAGAAGCAGCTTCTTCGCAAAACAGGGATATTGAACCATTTCAGGATGTACTGTGTTCTGAACAGGATGAAAATATTGGTCAATATGTGGATATTTTAACTGAAGGTTCCGCACATCAAAGTGCTTGTAATGTtactgatacaacaaaaataatgaaaaatgaagCAACGCAAACATCAAGCATTATGAAAATCTTCTCTACTGATTTATTGGTGACTGATAATGATTCAGTAAATTTTTATACGGGCCTGGAAACTTACCAAAAGTTTTCATTAGTATTATCTACATTAATGCCTATGGctaatgatataaaatatagaTGGAGCAGAGTTATATGTTTGTCCATAGAAGAACAATTTTTAATGTTGCTTATTAAATTAAGACGAAATAAGCCTGATTTTGAGCTAGGAAAAATGTTTGGTGTAAGCAAAACAGAGGTTTCAAATGTGATTATTACCtggattaattttgttaatgacCTTTGGAGTCTCATTAATATCTGGCCATCTCGTGAGCTAGTCAACTTTTATATGcctaattcttttaaaactaaTTATCCTTCTACAAGAATAATTATAGATGGAACAGAAATTCCCATACAAAAACCTAGCCAACCTGATGCTCAAAAAGCTTCTTTCAGtcaatataaacacaaaaatactttgaaattcTTAGTCGGGTCATCACCTGGTGGGTTATTTACTTATTGTTCAGGAGCATATGCTGGATCTACAAGTGACCGCCAAATTGTGGAACGCAGCAGTCTTTTCGAGAAGTGTGAACCAGGAGACAGCATTATGGCAGACCGTGGTTTCAATGTTCAAGATTTATTTGCTAGTAAAGGTGTAGGAATAAATATTCCTAcatttttaaaaggaaaatcCCAAATTCCTGGAGTATTATTAAAACAAGACCAGAAACTAGCCAGTCAACGGGTTCATATAGAAAGACTTATTGGTTTatctaaaacatataaaatactaacgaGTGAACTTAACCAGTATTATATTCCTTTAGCCTCGAAGATATTTTTCATTTGCATGATGTTATGTAATTTCAGGGAaggaatagtaaataaaaacataaattaa